From Tripterygium wilfordii isolate XIE 37 chromosome 13, ASM1340144v1, whole genome shotgun sequence, the proteins below share one genomic window:
- the LOC120011698 gene encoding zinc finger AN1 and C2H2 domain-containing stress-associated protein 11-like has protein sequence MGTPEFPDLGKHCTVEDCKQIDFLPFTCDRCRQVFCLEHRSYVKHNCPTADRKDVTVVICPLCAIGVRLNPDEDPNITWETHVNSECDPSNYEKVTKKKKCPVPGCKEVLTFSNRLKCKDCNVDHCLKHRFGTDHNCPGPQKPDVGFPFIGLLNRVRNDVSVPKKAPPTSSSKWATSFLNAASNVRASAEAGMTKLGSEIGQAWQMARDGLGSSSSNGRGETAQMEDCPQCGAKFSSVMTLVEHVEKVHEKKGNQGHVKKVTIDACPKCSRGFQDPVALVEHVERDHGGTSKA, from the exons ATGGGAACACCCGAATTCCCAGATCTTGGAAAGCATTGCACCGTCGAAGATTGCAAGCAGATCGATTTCTTGCCTTTTACCTGCGACCGCTGTCGCCAG GTGTTCTGTTTGGAGCACCGTAGCTATGTCAAACACAATTGTCCAACAGCTGATAGAAAAGACGTAACTGTTGTCATCTGCCCACTTTGTGCAATAGGGGTTCGCCTGAATCCTGATGAGGATCCAAACATCACTTGGGAGACTCATGTCAATTCTGAGTGTGACCCTTCTAATTATGAGAAAgtcacaaagaagaagaagtgtccTGTCCCTGGCTGCAAGGAGGTCCTAACATTCTCAAACAGACTCAAGTGTAAGGACTGCAATGTAGATCACTGCTTGAAGCACAGGTTTGGAACTGACCACAATTGTCCTGGACCACAGAAACCTGATGTGGGGTTTCCGTTCATCGGTCTTTTGAATAGGGTTAGAAATGATGTTTCGGTACCTAAGAAAGCTCCTCCTACATCTTCATCAAAGTGGGCTACGAGTTTTCTTAATGCAGCTTCAAATGTTCGAGCATCTGCTGAAGCAGGAATGACGAAGTTGGGTAGTGAAATTGGCCAAGCTTGGCAAATGGCAAGAGATGGGCTGGGGTCAAGTAGCAGCAACGGGAGAGGAGAAACTGCTCAAATGGAGGACTGTCCTCAGTGTGGTGCAAAGTTTTCTTCGGTAATGACGCTGGTAGAGCATGTGGAGAAGGTCCATGAAAAGAAAGGGAATCAAGGTCATGTGAAGAAGGTTACAATAGATGCATGCCCCAAGTGTAGTAGAGGATTTCAAGATCCGGTGGCCCTGGTTGAGCATGTTGAGAGGGATCATGGTGGTACTTCGAAAGCTTAG
- the LOC120012446 gene encoding uncharacterized protein LOC120012446, producing the protein MAKTDNNDPEKSEITKMQNHWHDDPSDPLYLHHSDQPGLILVTQSLNQENYPLWSHAMLMALIAKNKDGFIDGTVTKPVTGSTAEVKQWTRCDLLVKGWILNTVTPAIGQSVMYNDSALAVWNELKELLSTTNSVYLFHIEQEIHDCLQGNTTIGEYYTKLKSLWDKRDALCPLPPCSGDIAKTLHQYQQTQRTIKFLMGLNEVYAAARGQILLMDPLPPANKVFSLVNQDEKQRVISSQGLGKAPEAAAFTARERFNHTGKAPLSHLSTIRCHRCHLTGHSTENCRAHLKCDYCGHKGHTIDICRKLKRANSHGDKSNHLNTNSHSRSKAYHVSFQPDNTDSTPPSYNLTADQYHDLLALIDQNKVGNMASQVNAATTMSNVSGPTIGGDDWDGN; encoded by the exons ATGGCAAAGACCGACAACAATGACCCAGAAAAATCTGAGATAACCAAGATGCAAAACCATTGGCACGATGATCCAAGTGATCCTCTCTATCTTCACCACTCGGACCAACCTGGTCTTATCCTGGTGACCCAATCGCTGAATCAAGAGAACTATCCTCTTTGGAGTCATGCCATGCTCATGGCCCTTATTGCCAAGAACAAAGACGGTTTCATCGATGGAACCGTGACCAAACCTGTCACAGGATCCACGGCAGAGGTAAAGCAATGGACTCGTTGTGATcttcttgtcaaaggatggatcctcaaCACAGTAACCCCTGCAATCGGACAAAGCGTCATGTACAATGATAGTGCTCTTGCCGTCTGGAATGAACTAAAGGAACTACTCTCTACCACCAACAGTGTGTACCTTTTTCACATTGAGCAGGAAATCCATGATTGCTTGCAAGGCAACACGACCATTGGTGAATACTACACCAAGCTCAAAAGTCTCTGGGACAAACGAGATGCACTTTGTCCTCTACCACCTTGTAGTGGGGATATTGCCAAGACTCTACATCAATACCAACAGACACAACGTACCATCAAGTTCCTTATGGGACTCAATGAGGTTTATGCAGCAGCACGTGGTCAAATTCTTCTCATGGATCCACTACCTCCTGCTAACAAAGTGTTCTCTCTTGTCAATCAAGACGAAAAACAACGAGTCATCTCCTCACAAGGTCTGGGTAAAGCACCAGAGGCAGCAGCTTTCACCGCTAGAGAAAGGTTCAATCATACAGGGAAAGCTCCTTTGTCCCACCTCTCCACTATCCGTTGCCATCGTTGCCACCTTACTGGTCACTCCACTGAAAACTGTCGGGCACACTTAAAATGTGACTACTGCGGACACAAAGGTCACACAATCGACATTTGCCGCAAGCTTAAGAGGGCCAACTCTCACGGTGATAAGAGTAATCATTTGAACACAAACTCTCATTCTCGTTCAAAGGCTTATCATGTAAGTTTTCAACCAGACAATACTGATAGCACACCACCTTCCTACAACCTCACGGCAGATCAATATCATGATCTCCTTGCTCTTATTGATCAAAACAAAGTAGGAAACATGGCTAGTCAAGTGAATGCGGCAACTACAATGAGCAACGTTTCAG GACCAACGATCGGGGGagatgattgggatgggaaCTGA